A single Natranaerobius thermophilus JW/NM-WN-LF DNA region contains:
- a CDS encoding N-acyl-D-amino-acid deacylase family protein yields the protein MYEIVIKNGTIVDPVHGCYKANVGIENGRIMTISNTKLTGTNYIDATDKYISPGFIDIHMHEDLPEDCVEWNEVKSIKYEIFKHMARMGVTTSIGGNCGLGDLNISKYYNIINKQGAPTNYLGFVGNVRLREAVGNHDCYAPSSNSQLKSMGQMLRKELKDGAIGLAFGLEYAPGTSLEEIIYLSKIVSEYPDKMVAIHYRFDASRSLEAIAEMIIVARETGVKLQISHIGSCSAFGYMEESLRMISEARKNNIDIMADVYPYDAFSTMIGSAVFDSGCFERWNKDYDSIVIGNGPYAGTTCDHKLFNHLRNNDPDTLAIAFVMDEEEVSKAIEHPLTMIASDGLLQQGKGHPRASSTFPRVLRKYVREDKRLSLQDAISKMTLVPANRIGLKDRGRLKEGFIADITIFDFDKITDKATYQEPVKPPVGIEYVLVQGKPVVFNGELTGDYPGVTLL from the coding sequence ATGTACGAAATAGTTATTAAAAATGGTACAATTGTAGATCCGGTCCATGGTTGTTACAAAGCTAATGTTGGTATCGAAAATGGACGCATAATGACAATCAGTAATACTAAATTAACAGGCACCAATTATATTGATGCAACAGATAAGTATATTTCACCGGGATTCATTGATATCCACATGCATGAAGATCTGCCAGAAGACTGTGTAGAATGGAATGAGGTCAAATCAATAAAATACGAAATATTCAAACATATGGCCAGAATGGGAGTTACTACTTCAATTGGTGGTAATTGCGGTTTAGGAGATTTAAATATTTCAAAGTATTACAACATAATTAACAAACAGGGTGCACCAACCAATTATTTGGGATTTGTAGGAAATGTTCGATTACGAGAGGCGGTAGGAAACCATGATTGTTACGCTCCTTCCTCTAACTCCCAATTAAAATCCATGGGTCAAATGCTGCGAAAAGAGCTTAAAGATGGGGCTATAGGACTTGCGTTTGGTTTGGAATATGCTCCAGGAACATCCTTAGAAGAAATTATTTATTTAAGCAAAATTGTTTCAGAATATCCCGATAAGATGGTGGCAATACATTACCGTTTTGATGCCTCAAGATCTTTGGAAGCTATAGCTGAAATGATAATAGTTGCTAGAGAAACAGGTGTTAAACTACAAATATCTCATATAGGAAGTTGTTCGGCTTTTGGATACATGGAAGAATCATTACGGATGATTTCTGAGGCCAGGAAAAATAATATCGATATCATGGCAGATGTATACCCTTATGATGCTTTTAGTACCATGATTGGCAGTGCCGTTTTCGATTCAGGATGTTTTGAAAGATGGAATAAAGATTACGATTCTATAGTAATCGGCAACGGGCCTTATGCTGGTACTACATGTGATCACAAATTGTTTAATCACTTAAGAAACAATGACCCTGATACTTTGGCAATAGCTTTTGTAATGGATGAAGAAGAAGTAAGTAAAGCAATAGAGCATCCTTTAACCATGATTGCTAGTGACGGATTATTACAACAGGGCAAAGGACATCCCCGGGCAAGTAGTACTTTCCCTCGAGTCCTTCGTAAATATGTTCGGGAAGATAAGCGATTGTCCCTGCAAGATGCCATAAGCAAAATGACACTTGTTCCTGCTAATAGGATTGGCTTAAAAGATCGAGGGCGTTTAAAAGAAGGTTTTATCGCCGACATAACCATTTTCGATTTTGATAAAATAACTGACAAAGCCACATACCAAGAGCCTGTCAAACCACCTGTTGGAATTGAATACGTATTAGTACAAGGAAAACCAGTAGTATTTAATGGTGAATTGACAGGAGATTATCCGGGAGTTACTTTACTATAA
- a CDS encoding aspartate/glutamate racemase family protein, with protein MIYKAREGQKSYGEPIGILLLDFHAPFIPGDVGNATTYDYPVKFKLVEGLTFDRLLNKDKSALDSLIKAAKELEQQGVRAITADCGFFALFQKEVAEALDVPVFLSSLLQVPFISSIIGKNSKVGIISAVASSLDETFFDAVNVDSSSVALKGLEDKENFRKFGVEETGILDTEAVEQEVISAVEDLLEENPDVQAILIECSMLPPYGKAVQEATGLPVFDFITMIDHVFTAVVKKEYQGYL; from the coding sequence ATGATCTACAAAGCAAGAGAAGGACAAAAAAGTTATGGTGAACCGATTGGAATCTTATTACTTGATTTTCATGCACCTTTCATTCCTGGAGACGTAGGAAATGCCACAACCTATGATTATCCGGTCAAATTCAAGTTAGTAGAAGGATTAACTTTTGACAGATTGTTGAACAAAGACAAGAGTGCTTTGGATTCCTTAATCAAAGCTGCTAAAGAACTAGAACAACAAGGGGTTCGTGCGATAACAGCTGACTGCGGATTTTTTGCCCTATTTCAAAAAGAAGTAGCAGAAGCCCTGGATGTGCCTGTCTTCTTATCAAGTCTATTACAGGTTCCCTTCATCTCCAGTATTATAGGAAAAAATAGTAAAGTAGGTATTATAAGTGCAGTTGCTAGCAGCTTAGATGAGACTTTCTTTGATGCTGTCAATGTCGATAGCTCGTCAGTAGCACTGAAAGGTCTTGAAGATAAAGAAAACTTCCGTAAATTTGGAGTTGAAGAAACGGGAATTCTTGACACTGAAGCCGTTGAACAAGAAGTCATCTCTGCAGTAGAAGACCTATTAGAAGAAAATCCCGATGTTCAGGCTATATTAATTGAGTGCAGCATGCTACCACCTTACGGTAAAGCAGTTCAAGAAGCTACTGGCTTACCTGTTTTTGATTTCATCACAATGATAGATCACGTATTTACAGCCGTTGTTAAAAAAGAATATCAAGGTTATCTATAA